Proteins from one Panicum virgatum strain AP13 chromosome 7K, P.virgatum_v5, whole genome shotgun sequence genomic window:
- the LOC120641610 gene encoding E3 ubiquitin-protein ligase Os04g0590900-like, giving the protein MVSSPLAISGAQPTWVPYEATKDCSQGLCSMYCPQWCYFIFPPPPPFDVGGPSPDDSGPVFSPLVIAIIGVLAIAFLLVSYYTFISRYCSTFGSFRGRVFGPSSGDAARGNGGSGGGGGGHGHGQSRSQESWNVSPSTGLDEALISKITLCKYKRGDALVRTTDCSVCLGEFRDGESLRLLPKCSHAFHQQCIDKWLKSHSNCPLCRSNITFIAVGMGMATPEPDGRGPGEGVGRDNHAAEVVVVMDGLEIMCEEQQSVAGSSDGDDHHQEANGGPAEGMDEADRKAEIREECPPPPRRRGPSPSDPNPDSRMSIADVLQASMEDELVAARESGLLAGGAGTSRRCHGENSKEWGRSSRRASQDAMDPVATKRLPPAGRSCFSSKSGRGRDPDLPM; this is encoded by the coding sequence ATGGTCTCTTCACCACTTGCAATCTCAGGGGCACAGCCTACCTGGGTCCCCTATGAGGCAACCAAAGATTGCTCTCAGGGCCTGTGCAGCATGTACTGCCCGCAGTGGTGCTATTTCATcttccctccaccgccgccgttcGACGTCGGCGGACCCAGCCCCGACGACTCCGGCCCCGTCTTCTCCCCGCTTGTCATCGCTATCATCGGTGTGCTGGCCATCGCCTTCCTCCTCGTCAGCTATTACACCTTCATCTCCAGGTATTGCAGCACCTTCGGTTCCTTCCGGGGCAGAGTCTTCGGCCCCAGCTCCGGTGACGCTGCCCGTGGCAACGgtggtagcggcggcggcggtggaggccatgGCCATGGACAGTCCAGGAGTCAGGAGTCCTGGAACGTCTCGCCGTCAACCGGTCTGGATGAGGCCCTGATCAGCAAGATCACCTTGTGCAAGTACAAGCGTGGCGACGCCTTGGTCCGCACAACGGACTGCTCGGTCTGCCTCGGCGAGTTCAGGGACGGGGAGAGCCTCCGGCTGCTGCCCAAGTGCAGCCATGCCTTCCACCAGCAATGCATCGACAAGTGGCTCAAGTCCCACTCCAACTGCCCTCTCTGCCGCTCCAACATCACGTTCATCGCCGTGGGGATGGGGATGGCGACGCCGGAGCCAGATGGCCGTGGTCCAGGCGAGGGTGTTGGGAGGGACAACCATGCAGCAGAGGTGGTTGTGGTGATGGATGGCTTGGAAATCATGTGCGAGGAGCAGCAGAGCGTGGCGGGCAGCAGCGACGGTGATGATCATCATCAGGAAGCAAATGGTGGCCCAGCTGAGGGAATGGACGAGGCCGACAGGAAGGCTGAGATCAGAGAAgaatgcccgccgccgccgaggaggaggggccCTTCGCCGTCGGACCCGAACCCTGACAGCCGCATGTCCATCGCCGACGTTCTGCAGGCCAGCATGGAAGACGAGCTCGTGGCAGCCAGGGAGAGCGGCCTCCTTGCAGGTGGTGCCGGCACGTCAAGACGGTGCCATGGTGAGAACAGCAAGGAATGGGGGCGCAGCAGCCGGCGCGCATCGCAGGACGCCATGGACCCCGTGGCGACGAAGAGGCTGCCGCCTGCCGGGCGGTCGTGCTTCAGCAGCAAGAGTGGAAGGGGAAGGGATCCAGATCTTCCGATGTGA